In one Populus nigra chromosome 12, ddPopNigr1.1, whole genome shotgun sequence genomic region, the following are encoded:
- the LOC133670120 gene encoding uncharacterized GPI-anchored protein At4g28100-like, which produces MQAFLTIFLSTSLFTLSLSSFLAEPVSGQNQPLKPGDYSNPNTVPAFPVQTESQICHLDLSAELFGGVNDACGRDLDRSRCCPVLAAWLFAAHARSALQVHASAPTPSPDFPMMPDDSQKCVNSLQSALLSKNVKLPQPNASCDAILCFCGIRLHHISSLSCPAAFNVSSGFHNATPTAAVTNLEKNCKNSSYAGCTKCLGALKKLKAKNGTQDRSTRDERASKMFNRDCQLMGLTWLLARNKTEYIPTVSAVLRAIMYSTHPPVLESKCSPDQENMPLAVDSLQFEKTQSSSSSRSTSSWPGFCFLVLPLMILASGW; this is translated from the exons ATGCAAGCTTTTCTCACGATCTTCCTCTCTACTTCCTTgttcactctctctctttcaagcTTCCTAGCTGAGCCAGTTTCTGGCCAAAACCAGCCTCTAAAACCAGGAGACTATTCAAACCCCAACACAGTCCCTGCATTTCCAGTCCAAACTGAGTCTCAAATTTGCCACTTGGACCTCTCAGCTGAACTTTTTGGTGGTGTGAATGATGCATGTGGTAGAGACCTTGACCGTAGCCGGTGCTGTCCAGTTCTTGCAGCTTGGCTCTTTGCAGCTCATGCAAGGTCAGCCCTTCAAGTCCACGCTTCAGCCCCGACACCATCACCTGATTTTCCAATGATGCCTGATGATTCACAAAAATGTGTGAATTCATTACAAAGTGCACTTCTGAGTAAAAATGTGAAGTTGCCACAGCCTAATGCTAGCTGTGATGCTATACTGTGTTTTTGTGGGATTAGACTTCATCATATTAGTTCCCTTAGTTGTCCTGCTGCTTTTAATGTGAGTTCTGGGTTTCATAATGCAACTCCTACTGCTGCTGTAACGAATTTGGAGAAGAATTGCAAGAATTCCTCTTATGCAGGGTGTACTAAGTGCCTTGGTGCCCTCAAAAAG CTGAAGGCCAAGAATGGAACACAAGACAGGAGCACAAGAGATGAGAGGGCAAGCAAGATGTTCAACAGGGATTGCCAGCTAATGGGTCTAACTTGGCTCCTTGCAAGAAACAAAACTGAGTACATACCGACTGTTTCTGCTGTTTTAAGAGCCATAATGTATAGCACACACCCACCAGTGCTTGAATCCAAGTGTAGCCCTGATCAAGAGAACATGCCTTTGGCTGTTGATTCACTTCAATTTGAAAAGACACAGTCATCGTCTTCTTCAAGATCAACATCATCATGGcctggtttttgttttcttgttttaccCCTAATGATTCTAGCTAGTGGTTGGTGA
- the LOC133670134 gene encoding cytochrome b6-f complex iron-sulfur subunit, chloroplastic-like, whose amino-acid sequence MASTTLSPATPSQLCSSKSGMFSPTHAAFVKPARTNMVTKEKGMRIACQATSIPADDRVPDMGKRQLMNLLLLGALSLPTAGMLIPYTYFFVPGGLGGGGGGTVAKDALGNDIVAEQWLKTHGPGDRTLSQGLKGDPTYLVVEKDRTLATYGINAVCTHLGCVVPWNQAEKKFICPCHGSQYNDQGRVVRGPAPLSLALAHCDVDDGKVVFVPWVETDFRTGDDPWWT is encoded by the exons ATGGCTTCCACTACTCTGTCCCCTGCCACTCCCTCAcag CTATGCTCTAGCAAGAGTGGCATGTTCTCTCCTACACATGCAGCGTTTGTGAAACCAGCAAGGACAAATATGGTGACAAAAGAGAAAGGAATGAGAATTGCATGTCAGGCTACAAGTATTCCTGCTGATGATAGAGTGCCTGACATGGGTAAGAGGCAGCTTATGAATCTGCTTCTTTTGGGTGCTCTTTCACTCCCCACTGCTGGCATGTTGATTCCTTATACTTATTTCTTTGTCCCTGGTGG ACTaggaggtggtggtggcggTACCGTTGCCAAGGATGCCCTTGGAAATGATATCGTTGCAGAGCAATGGCTTAAGACTCATGGCCCTGGAGACCGAACCCTTTCTCAAGGATTGAAG ggagatccaacctACCTTGTTGTTGAGAAAGATAGAACTCTTGCAACATATGGAATTAACGCTGTGTGCACACATCTTGGGTGTGTTGTGCCATGGAACCAGGCCGAGAAGAAGTTCATCTGCCCCTGCCACGGATCCCAGTACAATGACCAAGGAAGAGTTGTCCGAGGGCCAGCTCCCCTG TCATTGGCATTGGCTCACTGCGACGTAGACGACGGCAAGGTGGTCTTTGTTCCATGGGTCGAAACAGATTTCAGAACCGGAGATGATCCATGGTGGACTTAA
- the LOC133670148 gene encoding putative cyclin-D6-1: MDFNLENPLANSRDFHFDTIPSDLFLIESDHMPSNNYLNTLREMDFDGSFRREAISSVLRVSCNFDPSLSYLAVNYLDRLLSSQGIPQPKPWLFRLLAVACVSLAAKMKEAEFCISDIQGDRGFVFDTQTIQKMEVLILGALNWRMRSITPFSFISFFISLFKPKDPPLRQALKARASEIIFKAQNDINLLEFKPSLIAASALLYASHELFPMQFLCFRKAISNCSHVNKENLLQCYNAMQEIAMDGYRSQFDMVSSSDTPVNVLDQHFSSSESEKTNGTIETMSTNSSNKIWAEKDIKRRKISAF, translated from the exons ATGGATTTCAATCTTGAAAACCCACTAGCGAATTCCCGTGACTTTCACTTTGACACAATCCCTTCTGACCTCTTTCTCATTGAGTCTGATCACATGCCTTCTAATAACTACTTGAACACCCTCAGAGAGATGGACTTCGATGGCTCTTTCAGAAGAGAAGCTATCTCTTCAGTCTTAAGG GTTTCTTGCAACTTCGATCCATCCTTGTCCTATCTTGCTGTCAATTACCTTGATAGGCTCTTATCAAGCCAAGGAATTCCT CAACCAAAGCCATGGCTCTTTAGGCTTCTTGCAGTTGCTTGTGTTTCTCTTGCAGCCAAAATGAAGGAGGCAGAATTCTGTATTTCTGATATTCAG GGTGATCGTGGCTTTGTATTTGACAcacaaacaatacaaaaaatggAGGTGCTGATACTTGGGGCATTAAACTGGAGAATGAGATCAATCACTCCattctctttcatttctttcttcatttctttgttTAAACCTAAAGATCCACCATTGAGGCAGGCTCTCAAAGCTAGAGCCAGTGAGATCATCTTCAAAGCTCAAAATG ATATCAATCTCTTGGAATTCAAGCCATCATTAATTGCTGCATCAGCACTTCTCTATGCTTCTCATGAACTTTTTCCTATGCAGTTTTTATGCTTTAGAAAAGCCATATCCAACTGTTCACATGTAAATAAG GAAAACTTGCTGCAATGCTATAATGCAATGCAAGAAATAGCAATGGATGGATACAGGTCGCAGTTTGACATGGTGTCAAGCTCTGATACACCAGTTAACGTGCTTGACCAGCATTTTTCAAGCTCAGAAAGTGAAAAGACCAATGGGACTATTGAGACGATGTCTACCAATAGCAGCAACAAAATCTGGGCTGAGAAAGATATCAAGAGAAGAAAGATCAGTGCTTTCTGA